From a region of the Seleniivibrio woodruffii genome:
- the pyrR gene encoding bifunctional pyr operon transcriptional regulator/uracil phosphoribosyltransferase PyrR — translation MSAKEIMNKDEMARTLNRMVFQILEAVRGEEGFCLVGIRKGGATLAKRMADILAREGVKNIRLGYLDITLYRDDLSSIHDYPVLHSTELNFDVTGQNIVLVDDVIYTGRTTRAALDALIDLGRPKKILLAAFIDRGHRELPIQPDFTGKTVPTSRSELVDVKLEEDGGTDCITINKKA, via the coding sequence ATGTCCGCAAAGGAAATAATGAACAAGGATGAAATGGCCAGAACCCTTAACAGGATGGTGTTTCAGATTCTTGAGGCGGTCAGGGGCGAAGAAGGCTTCTGTCTGGTGGGAATCCGCAAAGGCGGTGCCACTCTGGCAAAGCGCATGGCAGATATTCTGGCCAGAGAGGGTGTTAAGAACATCCGGCTTGGATATCTGGACATCACTCTCTACAGAGACGACCTGAGCAGCATCCACGACTATCCCGTTCTGCACAGCACTGAGCTTAATTTCGATGTCACAGGGCAGAATATAGTGCTGGTGGACGATGTGATCTACACCGGAAGAACCACAAGAGCCGCTCTGGATGCCCTGATTGACCTTGGAAGACCGAAAAAGATCCTTCTGGCGGCATTTATCGACAGAGGCCACAGAGAACTACCCATTCAGCCTGATTTCACCGGAAAAACAGTGCCCACATCACGCAGTGAACTGGTTGATGTGAAACTTGAGGAAGATGGCGGAACTGATTGTATTACAATAAATAAAAAAGCCTAG
- a CDS encoding dihydroorotase — MKTLLKNCKIVNHDKITEGNILIDGEIIASVTASADEKADKVIDCKGKYAVPGLIDLHVHFRDPGLEYKEDITSGAKAAVAGGVTAACPMANTKPVNDNRIITEYMIKKAKEDGLIDIFPIGAMTKGMEGEELTEMGDMVEGGAIGFSDDGKPVCSAEVFRRAAEYAAQFGSFVISHAEDKSLAGAGVIHEGEVSAITGLRGIPSESEEVMVARDILMSKLTGAHVHICHISSKGTLELIKWGKSMGYNVTCEVTPHHFTLTDKELLGYDTNCKMNPPLRAQEDVDAMIEGLRNGDIDCIVTDHAPHSRDEKAQEFDLAPFGMTGIQTMLPLSLALVEKGVIDMPAFVRLTSYTPAKLIKKNDRGEIAVGKLADIAIVDPDLEYVFDMELNRSKSVNTPYIGKTLKGAALYTIKSGRVVFEFPTK, encoded by the coding sequence ATGAAAACGCTTCTTAAGAACTGCAAGATTGTAAACCACGACAAGATCACCGAGGGCAACATCCTCATAGACGGCGAAATCATCGCCTCCGTTACCGCATCCGCAGATGAAAAAGCGGACAAGGTCATAGACTGCAAAGGAAAATATGCTGTTCCCGGTCTGATAGACCTCCATGTTCACTTCCGTGACCCCGGACTTGAGTATAAAGAGGATATAACCTCCGGAGCCAAAGCCGCTGTTGCGGGCGGTGTTACGGCCGCCTGTCCCATGGCAAACACAAAACCAGTGAACGATAACAGGATCATAACCGAATACATGATAAAGAAGGCCAAAGAGGACGGACTCATTGATATCTTCCCCATCGGCGCAATGACAAAAGGTATGGAAGGCGAAGAGCTTACGGAAATGGGCGATATGGTTGAAGGCGGAGCCATAGGCTTCTCCGACGACGGAAAACCCGTTTGCAGCGCAGAGGTCTTCCGCCGTGCCGCCGAGTATGCAGCTCAGTTCGGCTCATTCGTTATAAGCCACGCCGAAGACAAAAGCCTCGCAGGTGCAGGTGTGATCCATGAAGGCGAGGTTTCCGCAATCACCGGTCTCAGAGGCATCCCTTCCGAGTCCGAAGAGGTTATGGTCGCCCGTGACATTCTTATGTCAAAACTTACAGGCGCACACGTCCACATCTGTCACATCAGCTCAAAAGGCACTCTGGAGCTTATCAAATGGGGTAAGTCTATGGGATATAACGTAACATGTGAGGTTACGCCCCACCACTTCACCCTTACCGATAAAGAGCTTCTGGGCTATGACACAAACTGCAAGATGAATCCTCCGCTCCGTGCGCAGGAGGACGTCGACGCTATGATAGAAGGCCTTAGAAACGGCGACATCGACTGCATAGTGACCGACCATGCGCCCCACTCCCGTGACGAAAAAGCGCAGGAGTTCGACCTCGCTCCTTTCGGTATGACAGGAATCCAGACCATGCTTCCGCTGTCGCTGGCTCTGGTTGAAAAAGGTGTGATAGATATGCCCGCATTCGTCAGGCTGACATCATACACCCCTGCAAAACTTATTAAAAAGAACGACAGAGGCGAGATTGCGGTGGGCAAACTTGCGGATATAGCCATAGTTGATCCCGATCTTGAGTATGTTTTTGATATGGAACTGAACCGGTCGAAATCGGTGAACACACCCTACATCGGCAAAACCCTTAAAGGAGCGGCTCTCTACACCATCAAAAGCGGCAGGGTTGTTTTCGAATTTCCCACAAAATAA
- a CDS encoding aspartate carbamoyltransferase catalytic subunit has product MAYKRKDLLGMKDLSKEEILYLLDTAQQFTEINERDVKKVPTLKGKTVINLFFEPSTRTRTSFEIAGKRLSADTINFTSSSSSTTKGETLIDTVKNMESMHSDIFVVRHAYSGSVKFIAEHTDAKVINAGDGLNEHPTQALLDMLTIRQSKGRLEGLEVAIIGDITHSRVARSDVWAMTKLGVNVRLFGPTTMIPKHSEVFGCRVCKSMHEAVEGADVIIMLRIQRERQGKLLIPSTKEYAKYFGLTKDKLTLAKPDALVMHPGPINRGVELMSNVADGDQSGVLRQVSNGVAVRMAALYILGIGNNKGGMDENAS; this is encoded by the coding sequence ATGGCTTACAAAAGAAAAGACCTTTTGGGGATGAAGGATCTGAGCAAAGAAGAGATATTATATCTTCTGGACACAGCGCAGCAGTTCACTGAAATTAACGAACGTGATGTTAAAAAAGTGCCTACGCTGAAAGGGAAAACGGTTATAAACCTTTTCTTCGAACCATCAACAAGAACCAGAACCTCTTTCGAGATTGCGGGCAAGAGGCTCTCGGCGGACACAATAAATTTCACTTCGTCCTCAAGCAGTACCACAAAGGGCGAAACCCTTATAGATACAGTAAAAAATATGGAATCCATGCACTCTGACATATTCGTGGTGCGCCATGCCTATTCAGGCTCGGTAAAATTCATAGCCGAACATACTGATGCGAAGGTCATAAATGCCGGAGACGGACTGAACGAGCACCCAACTCAGGCACTTCTGGACATGCTGACCATCCGCCAGAGCAAAGGCAGGCTGGAAGGCCTTGAAGTTGCCATCATAGGCGATATTACCCACTCCAGAGTGGCTCGGTCCGATGTGTGGGCTATGACTAAACTGGGCGTAAATGTGCGCCTCTTCGGTCCCACAACAATGATTCCCAAACACTCGGAGGTTTTCGGCTGCCGTGTGTGCAAATCCATGCACGAAGCGGTCGAAGGTGCGGACGTTATCATTATGCTCCGCATCCAGAGGGAGCGTCAGGGCAAACTGCTGATACCCTCTACAAAAGAATATGCTAAATATTTCGGTCTGACAAAAGACAAGCTGACTCTGGCAAAACCGGATGCCCTCGTGATGCATCCCGGCCCCATAAACAGAGGGGTTGAGCTTATGAGCAACGTTGCCGACGGCGATCAGTCGGGCGTTCTCAGACAGGTATCAAACGGTGTGGCCGTGCGTATGGCTGCGCTCTACATATTAGGTATCGGCAACAACAAGGGAGGAATGGATGAAAACGCTTCTTAA
- a CDS encoding ABC transporter substrate-binding protein: MVKFFIILLMALPFGFSYADTNKFIDACGREVLIPEELTRLSAVGPASSALAEYTDYAYWLVTRDIPASIDKTRKTCSCAYPDNYDILAPVFRSYLSFTPDYQAINDAKPELIITTGLNNRQVEKLASSVNSTVAALNCSETGYLNYESIMQSLRLAGVVFDDRKNMQDIANFMARTRKELIDRTRDTEKKRVFILSQQYKDLKDGYTVEKCYIYLRYMNQRCIGSSTTAQTSYLDITFKELAEHQPEYIFVEYTMLERLKQDYAANKELFRSLPAVKNGKVFTILPYNRYSARYENLLINSYYIGTAMYPDLFGAENITTRADDISREFTGSGFFENVPQTIPVFKNLIFSEKGITIKK, encoded by the coding sequence ATGGTTAAATTTTTTATTATACTATTAATGGCTCTGCCGTTCGGCTTTTCATATGCCGACACGAACAAATTTATCGATGCATGCGGAAGGGAAGTGCTGATTCCTGAAGAGTTGACAAGACTTTCAGCGGTTGGTCCTGCTTCGTCGGCACTGGCGGAATACACCGACTATGCCTATTGGCTGGTGACCAGAGACATTCCGGCATCAATAGACAAGACACGAAAAACATGTTCCTGCGCCTATCCGGATAACTACGATATCCTTGCGCCGGTTTTCAGATCATATCTCAGTTTTACTCCCGATTATCAGGCTATCAACGATGCGAAACCGGAACTAATCATAACAACCGGACTTAATAACAGGCAGGTGGAGAAACTGGCATCCTCCGTGAACAGCACCGTTGCGGCTCTGAACTGTTCCGAAACCGGATATCTGAACTATGAAAGCATAATGCAGTCGCTTCGTCTGGCTGGTGTTGTTTTTGACGACCGGAAAAACATGCAGGATATCGCAAACTTTATGGCCAGAACCCGCAAAGAGCTGATAGACAGAACAAGGGATACTGAAAAGAAGAGGGTGTTCATACTGTCGCAGCAGTACAAAGATCTGAAAGACGGCTATACGGTTGAAAAATGCTATATCTATCTCAGATATATGAATCAGAGATGCATCGGTTCCAGCACAACTGCCCAGACATCGTATCTGGACATAACATTCAAAGAACTGGCGGAACATCAGCCTGAATACATTTTTGTTGAATACACCATGCTGGAAAGGCTGAAACAGGACTATGCGGCTAATAAAGAGCTTTTCAGAAGTCTTCCGGCGGTGAAGAACGGAAAGGTTTTCACAATCTTGCCTTACAACAGATACTCCGCCCGCTATGAAAACCTGCTGATAAACTCCTATTACATAGGAACGGCAATGTATCCGGATCTTTTCGGAGCTGAGAACATAACCACACGTGCGGACGATATTTCAAGGGAGTTCACAGGCTCTGGGTTCTTTGAAAACGTTCCCCAGACCATTCCTGTTTTTAAAAATCTGATATTTTCCGAGAAGGGGATAACGATAAAAAAATAA
- a CDS encoding C-GCAxxG-C-C family (seleno)protein: MTDEQLNKAAEEAVSLFKSGYSCSEAVLLAFENNSDKTFSDDAKRGMSAFVEGVSGSGCICGALAGAVFVLSTLGGRLKNDESIQQLKTASKRLHDDFRMEFSSACCRVITAKSAKIFGIGKYNSCHKTVEFSIRRALQLAFENGWIK, translated from the coding sequence ATGACAGATGAACAGCTTAATAAAGCCGCTGAAGAGGCGGTTTCACTTTTTAAAAGCGGATATTCCTGTTCCGAGGCGGTTCTGCTTGCTTTCGAAAATAACTCGGACAAGACTTTCTCAGACGATGCAAAGAGAGGTATGTCAGCATTCGTTGAAGGTGTCAGCGGTTCCGGCTGCATCTGCGGTGCACTGGCAGGTGCTGTTTTCGTTCTCAGCACACTTGGCGGCAGGCTTAAAAATGACGAATCAATTCAACAGCTTAAAACTGCTTCAAAACGACTGCATGACGATTTTAGAATGGAGTTTTCAAGTGCGTGCTGTCGGGTGATAACTGCAAAATCTGCAAAGATCTTCGGAATAGGAAAATACAACAGCTGCCACAAAACGGTTGAGTTCAGCATCAGGCGGGCACTTCAGCTTGCTTTTGAAAACGGTTGGATAAAATGA